A section of the Schistosoma haematobium chromosome ZW, whole genome shotgun sequence genome encodes:
- the LAMC1_19 gene encoding Laminin subunit gamma-1 (EggNog:ENOG410V61M~COG:W): MKDTDNLDLLSHAHEQMQVKTTSVAAASASVDLNIHKGKCKIPKYNTTNTNPITPDGEILQEVETFTYLVSIIDERGELDADVKARIGKARAAFLQLKNIWNSKQLSTNIKVRILNTNVKAVLLYGAETWRTTTTTIKKVKVFINGCPRKILNIHWPDTISNNILWVRTNQHPTEEEIRKRLWRLIRHTLRKSPNSITRQALT, translated from the coding sequence ATGAAAGACACAGATAACCTGGACCTTCTATCCCatgcacacgaacaaatgcaagtgaaaacaactagtgtagcagcagcctctgcatcagtagacctcaacatacacaaggggaaatgCAAGATCCCTAAATACAACACGacgaacaccaacccaatcacacctGATGGAGAAATTCTGCAAGAAGTTgaaactttcacgtatctggtcagcatcatcgaCGAACGTGGAGAATTGGacgcagacgtaaaggcgaggattggcaaagcaagggccgcattcctacaattgaagaacatatggaactcaaaacaactttcaaccaatatcaaagtgaggatcctcaatacgaacgtcaaggcagttctactgtacggagctgaaacttggagaactacaacaactaccatcaagaaggtaaaagtatttataaatggttgtccacgcaagatactcaacatccattggccggataccatcagcaacaacattCTGTGGGTGAGGACAAACCAgcatccaactgaagaggaaattaggaaaagactttgGAGGTTGATACGGcatacattgcggaaatcaccaaactccatcacaaggcaagcactaacttga